The Maniola hyperantus chromosome 12, iAphHyp1.2, whole genome shotgun sequence genome has a segment encoding these proteins:
- the LOC117986943 gene encoding coiled-coil domain-containing protein 12 yields the protein MVILDTMEGIGNLEEQALKRKERLKTLKRKAPNQGDEDTSSKGDFITILPKPKFRSYKPQDENLKKDKLTDAAPSLVEEEVRDLIEAGKEKVVLQDLDISSLAPRKPDWDLKRDVSKKLEKLERRTQKAIAELIWERLRHGNEENLSAMVTMNESRPADDD from the exons ATGGTAATATTGGATACGATGGAAGGAATTGGAAATTTAGAAGAACAGGCGTTAAAAAGAAAGGAGAGACTTAAAACCCTCAAACGAAAAGCTCCCAACCAAGGCGATGAAGACACCTCTTCTAAAGGGGATTTTATTACTATACTTCCGAA GCCTAAATTTCGGAGTTACAAGCCACAAgatgaaaacttaaaaaaagataaattaaCTGATGCTGCACCATCCTTAGTTGAAGAAGAAGTTAGAGATTTAATTGAGGCTGGCAAAGAAAAG GTAGTTTTACAAGATTTAGATATATCCAGTCTTGCACCTCGGAAGCCTGATTGGGATCTGAAGAGAGATGTTTCTAAGAAGTTAGAGAAGCTTGAACGAAGAACCCAAAAAGCTATAGCTGAATTGATTTGGGAGAGACTGAGGCATGGCAATGAAGAAAACCTGAGTGCAATGGTGACCATGAACGAAAGTAGACCAGCAGATGATGATTGA
- the LOC138403127 gene encoding uncharacterized protein, whose protein sequence is MSAKHLEKKRPRAKPVTNIDNFDQGIIKRCIHNFHKTNNELPTIGKLKKKLEEDINFKGSETSLRVIIKELGFRWKKTENNRKLLIETSNIRLQRIEYLSKIRKYRQEGRPIVYTDESYVDSSHSTTKAWSDGPTEGLKKPISKGQRVVIVHAGSEAGFIPNALLTFKAGTKTGDYHDNMNYENYEKWLRTQLIPNLPPNSVVVVDNASYHNKQWDLAPSSNTKKADMQNWLTDKGIQYDSTMLKPQLYNLIKANKERFKTFSIDQILAEANHSILRLPPYHPDLNPIEMAWATIKQYVASKNVKWNLQECTKLIKEKVSLMGAQEWGKICKKVKDIEEEYVKSDHVVDLLTEQFIIRVDDNSEDDDSDDGYEDDDDDNCNRGSPEPGPSTSKRRCTISCRGSTTGPCGDFIEGVKPLTDSESE, encoded by the exons atgaGTGCAA AACACCTGGAAAAAAAACGTCCCAGAGCTAAACCAGTTACGAATATTGATAATTTTGACCAAGGTATTATAAAAAGATGTATACACAATTTTCACAAGACGAATAATGAACTTCCCACCATTGGGAAACTAAAAAAGAAACTTGAGGAAGATATAAACTTTAAAGGGTCAGAAACAAGTCTTCGTGTAATTATAAAGGAGTTAGGATTTCGCTggaaaaaaacagaaaacaacCGTAAATTACTAATAGAAACATCGAATATCCGATTACAACGCattgaatatttaagtaaaataagaaaatatcgACAAGAAGGAAGACCCATTGTTTACACAGATGAATCCTACGTAGATTCATCGCACTCAACAACCAAAGCCTGGAGCGATGGCCCTACGGAAGGACTAAAAAAACCCATTTCTAAAGGACAACGAGTCGTGATAGTCCACGCAGGATCTGAAGCTGGGTTTATACCAAATGctttattaacttttaaagCCGGCACCAAAACAGGGGACTATCACGACAACATGAATTACGAGAATTATGAAAAATGGCTTAGGACACAATTAATTCCCAACCTACCACCCAATTCTGTAGTGGTTGTCGACAACGCTTCATACCACAATAAACAATGGGATTTAGCACCGTCCTCCAATACCAAAAAAGCCGATATGCAGAATTGGCTAACTGATAAAGGCATACAATATGATTCAACAATGCTCAAGCCACAATTGTACAACTTGATAAAAGCTAATAAAGAAagatttaaaactttttcaataGATCAAATTTTAGCAGAAGCAAACCATAGCATATTGAGATTACCGCCTTACCATCCAGACCTCAACCCCATAGAAATGGCATGGGCTACTATTAAACAATATGTAGCTAGCAAAAATGTTAAATGGAATTTACAAGAATGTACCAAACTTATCAAAGAAAAAGTATCCTTAATGGGTGCCCAGGAATGgggaaaaatatgtaaaaaggtAAAAGATATAGAAGAAGAGTACGTCAAGAGTGACCATGTAGTTGATTTACTTACCGAGCAATTTATAATTCGCGTCGATGATAATTCCGAAGACGATGATTCTGATGATGgttatgaagatgatgatgatgacaactgCAACCGAGGAAGCCCTGAACCCGGACCCTCAACAAGCAAAAGACGTTGCACAATTTCGTGTCGCGGCAGCACCACTGGACCATGCGGTGATTTCATAGAAGGCGTTAAACCTTTAACTGATtcagaatctgaatag
- the LOC117986942 gene encoding putative uncharacterized protein DDB_G0268364, translating to MTRPVLGIIFFALLSLGATQETTSTDDNNDKSNTVDPSPSVRLDPYIRKALLKALTDLEESESFTDIDPTDATSPLDSDVLNTGEDVTVSDTNKENIQIHSFVVNGQAAFANTSNTSPTLIDDNISILGTTVGNVENYVTATLPTQATFKEIFQTRESGINLQQVRSIQSTTKSKNDIVHNKYATSNQKSSTSTTTTTTTTTTTTPKPTHNDDGENIEDVDKKDVQVFQAPLVAAFTVHQDAQGVPKKVIPIYQQTNNQEILKVSPTSNVYTQKLPIESFPNVPSTEFINQQLTLQKQLEQKQRILEEQLRFLQIQQRQQEELLRNQQFLLQQKEALRHQSLIEQEQLKIQQFTEQQKLPSTQVNNNFSVHKNIPQSILNQNSAHRPQKSQVSIQPSLAFDQSSTLAAHQQLPNKEAVDFLLNLRRQHPDQFPLQENHLPQGISSFLHPNPIQSFQQAPYIQLSNQVRPTEDQFRQKQGNRVFRHESGVGNFGVNSPNYNRFNTFEAPAFTNRFVPGNRFSPDAELKQLLAQSSLNSRGHEDLNIVSKVLSLNHGIPINYVSNRLPFDNRRQKSTSS from the exons ATGACACGCCCG GTGCTGGGAATTATTTTCTTTGCCTTGTTATCTCTTGGTGCCACCCAAGAGACAACTAGTACAGATGATAATAACGACAAATCAAATACTGTAGATCCATCGCCCTCAGTTCGGCTGGATCCTTACATTCGGAAAGCATTATTAAAAGCGCTTACTGATCTGGAAGAGAGTGAAAGCTTTACCGACATAGATCCGACAGATGCGACTTCTCCATTGGACTCCGATGTTTTAAATACTGGCGAAGATGTTACAGTTAGTGACACTAACAAAGAGAATATACAGATTCATTCTTTTGTTGTTAACGGACAAGCAGCATTCGCCAATACGTCCAATACGAGCCCGACATTAATAGACGATAATATATCAATTTTAGGCACAACAGTTGGAAATGTTGAAAATTATGTAACAGCTACTCTTCCCACACAAGCAACATTTAAAGAAATTTTTCAGACGAGGGAAAGTGGCATTAATTTACAACAAGTTCGGAGTATACAAAGCACAacgaaatcgaaaaatgatattGTGCATAATAAGTATGCTACTTCAAACCAAAAAAGTTCCACAAGCACAACCACGACTACAACGACAACGACTACTACGACCCCAAAACCAACCCATAACGACGACGGGGAAAACATTGAAGATGTCGACAAAAAAGATGTTCAAGTTTTTCAAGCTCCTTTAGTTGCAGCATTTACCGTACATCAAGATGCACAAGGCGTTCCAAAAAAGGTTATACCGATTtatcaacaaacaaataatcAAGAAATTTTAAAAGTATCGCCAACATCGAATGTGTACACTCAGAAGCTGCCTATCGAAAGTTTTCCAAATGTGCCGTCAACAGAATTCATAAATCAGCAATTAACATTACAGAAACAGCTAGAACAGAAGCAAAGAATCCTGGAGGAACAGCTTAGATTTTTACAAATACAGCAGCGGCAACAAGAGGAGTTACTAAGAAATCAACAATTTCTTTTACAACAAAAAGAAGCACTTAGACACCAATCATTAATCGAACAAGAACAATTAAAAATACAACAATTCACAGAGCAACAAAAGCTTCCCTCTActcaagttaataataatttctcgGTGCATAAGAATATCCCACAAagtattttaaatcaaaatagtGCTCATCGTCCACAAAAATCACAAGTTTCAATTCAACCAAGCTTAGCTTTCGACCAATCTAGTACATTAGCAGCTCATCAGCAACTGCCTAATAAAGAAGCAGTAGACTTCCTCCTTAATTTACGTAGGCAGCATCCAGATCAATTTCCATTGCAAGAAAATCACCTTCCTCAGGGAATAAGCAGTTTTTTGCATCCGAATCCCATTCAGAGCTTCCAACAAGCTCCATATATACAGCTTTCGAATCAAGTAAGGCCGACCGAAGACCAATTTAGACAAAAGCAAGGGAATCGTGTTTTTCGACACGAAAGTGGAGTTGGAAATTTCGGAGTAAATAGTCCAAATTACAATAGGTTTAATACATTTGAAGCACCAGCTTTTACAAATCGCTTTGTGCCGGGAAATAGATTTAGTCCTGACGCGGAATTAAAGCAGTTGTTGGCTCAAAGTAGTCTTAACTCAAGAGGTCATGAAGACCTGAATATTGTATCTAAAGTATTGTCCTTGAACCACGGAATCCCAATAAATTATGTATCAAATAGACTTCCATTCGATAATCGAAGACAGAAAAGCACTTcttcgtaa